A DNA window from Mucilaginibacter xinganensis contains the following coding sequences:
- a CDS encoding putative signal transducing protein: MSLENDKIVTFESYYDPMLAHIIRSRLEANGIACFIADENIVMGNPIYNQAVGGVKLKVFEKDVARCREILANEGDLHENDHIEIDDENNTYVTCPFCASTNVSSVTEDKGDGFLNTMMNLANPFYTQKNWHCHNCTQDFE, from the coding sequence ATGAGCCTCGAAAACGATAAAATAGTAACATTTGAGTCGTACTATGATCCTATGCTTGCGCATATCATTCGCAGCAGGCTTGAGGCTAATGGAATTGCCTGTTTTATTGCCGATGAAAACATTGTGATGGGTAACCCGATATACAACCAGGCAGTTGGGGGCGTAAAACTAAAAGTTTTTGAAAAAGATGTTGCGCGCTGCCGTGAAATACTGGCAAACGAAGGCGATCTGCATGAAAACGACCATATTGAAATTGATGATGAAAACAACACATACGTAACTTGTCCATTTTGTGCATCCACCAATGTGAGTAGTGTTACTGAAGATAAAGGGGACGGTTTTTTGAATACAATGATGAACCTTGCCAACCCATTTTACACGCAGAAGAACTGGCATTGCCACAATTGCACGCAGGATTTTGAATAG
- a CDS encoding N(4)-(beta-N-acetylglucosaminyl)-L-asparaginase — translation MYNRRKFIKMSAAGASLAALSTSKIARAATMAPFAGVPVVISTWDFGIVANKEAWKTLEKGGRALDAVEAGVRIPEADMNNHTVGRAGYPDRDGHVSLDACIMDEFGNCGSVAAIEHIAHPISVARLVMEKTPHVMLVGEGATQFAVEQGFKKENLLTPESEKAWKEWLKTAKYSPVMNIENKQHAPGNQYNHDTIGMLAIDVKGNISGACTTSGMAFKMHGRVGDSPLIGAGLYVDNEVGGATSTGVGEEVIRNVGSFLVVELMRQGYSPEAACKEAVNRIIKKKPDTAKNIQVGFLAINKKGEYGAYAIQKGFSFAVCNAEKQDLLIPGKSFY, via the coding sequence ATGTATAACCGCCGTAAGTTTATAAAAATGTCGGCTGCAGGCGCCTCGCTGGCAGCGTTATCAACCTCTAAAATTGCAAGGGCTGCAACGATGGCCCCTTTTGCAGGCGTACCTGTGGTAATCTCCACCTGGGACTTTGGGATTGTTGCCAATAAGGAAGCCTGGAAAACGCTTGAAAAAGGCGGCAGGGCTTTAGATGCGGTAGAAGCAGGTGTTAGAATTCCGGAAGCCGATATGAACAACCATACCGTTGGCCGGGCAGGTTATCCAGACCGCGACGGGCATGTTAGCCTTGATGCTTGTATTATGGATGAATTCGGAAATTGCGGTTCAGTAGCAGCTATTGAGCATATCGCGCACCCCATATCTGTGGCAAGGCTGGTAATGGAAAAAACACCTCATGTAATGTTAGTTGGCGAGGGGGCTACCCAGTTTGCTGTTGAGCAGGGCTTCAAAAAAGAAAATTTATTGACACCTGAATCTGAAAAAGCATGGAAAGAATGGCTTAAAACAGCCAAATACTCGCCTGTTATGAACATAGAGAATAAACAGCATGCTCCCGGCAATCAATACAATCACGATACAATCGGCATGCTTGCTATTGATGTTAAAGGCAATATATCAGGTGCGTGCACTACAAGTGGAATGGCATTTAAGATGCATGGCCGCGTTGGTGACAGCCCCCTGATTGGTGCTGGATTATACGTGGATAATGAAGTGGGCGGAGCAACATCAACCGGCGTTGGCGAAGAAGTGATCCGTAACGTGGGCAGCTTTTTGGTTGTGGAACTGATGCGCCAGGGTTATTCGCCCGAGGCTGCCTGTAAAGAGGCTGTTAACCGCATTATAAAAAAGAAACCCGACACTGCCAAGAATATCCAGGTTGGCTTTTTGGCTATCAATAAAAAAGGAGAATACGGCGCTTATGCCATTCAAAAAGGTTTTTCGTTTGCAGTATGCAACGCCGAAAAGCAGGACTTGCTAATACCCGGAAAAAGTTTTTATTGA
- a CDS encoding copper homeostasis protein CutC has product MNVNIQSAMGNPVSLEVCANSVTSAVAAQAGGATRVELCENLFEGGTTPSYGQILMARKLLHIKLYVLIRPRGGDFLYTELEFNIMMADIRYCIEAGCDGIVIGMLNEDGTIDKERCAEMINLAKQWGLGVTFHRAFDMCSDLFQAMEDIIELGCERILTSGGKSTAMEGAYNIARLISKAANRIRIMPGSGVSEANVADLVRFTGATEVHSSARVHIQSKMKYKNDHIIMGDTIGDEYSTDVTDACRVKEIIKMANTFE; this is encoded by the coding sequence ATGAACGTTAATATACAGTCAGCTATGGGCAACCCTGTTTCGCTTGAAGTTTGTGCTAATTCGGTAACCTCAGCTGTGGCAGCACAAGCCGGGGGAGCTACGCGTGTTGAACTTTGCGAAAACTTATTTGAAGGCGGAACTACCCCCTCCTACGGCCAAATACTAATGGCAAGGAAGCTGCTTCACATTAAACTATATGTATTAATAAGGCCGCGCGGCGGTGACTTTTTATACACCGAGCTGGAGTTTAATATCATGATGGCTGATATCCGCTATTGTATTGAGGCGGGCTGCGACGGAATTGTAATTGGTATGTTAAATGAGGACGGCACCATTGATAAAGAACGCTGCGCCGAAATGATAAACCTGGCAAAACAATGGGGTTTGGGCGTTACGTTCCATCGCGCCTTTGATATGTGCTCTGATCTTTTCCAGGCAATGGAGGACATAATTGAACTGGGCTGCGAGCGTATTTTAACATCAGGCGGCAAAAGCACGGCAATGGAAGGCGCATATAATATTGCCCGTTTAATAAGTAAAGCGGCCAACAGGATCAGGATAATGCCCGGCAGCGGTGTAAGTGAGGCAAATGTGGCCGACCTTGTACGTTTTACCGGAGCTACCGAAGTACATTCGTCTGCAAGGGTTCATATACAAAGTAAGATGAAATACAAAAACGACCATATCATTATGGGTGATACCATTGGTGATGAATATAGCACTGATGTAACCGATGCCTGCCGGGTTAAAGAAATTATAAAAATGGCCAATACGTTTGAATAA
- a CDS encoding alpha-L-fucosidase — protein MKKFLFILMLALVQVSHLAAQAHVMSKTYVAPSDPQVQKKLASWQDLKFGLFMHWGTYSQWGIVESWSICPEDEGWTQRKGPYSADYNAYLKAYENLQTTFNPTKFNPDKWVTAAKQAGMKYVVFTTKHHDGFCMFDTKQTDYKITSTKTPFSTNPRSNVAKEIFNAFRSRDFMIGAYFSKPDWHSENYWWPYFPPKDRNVNYDPAKYPERWKKFKDYTYNQIQELMTDYGRVDILWLDGGWVRPQKSESKPDEMLPSDKYNQDIDMPKIAAMGRAKQPGLIVVDRTVTGEYENYTTPEQEVPNKPLDHPWETCMTMGNSWSYVPNDHYKSVNQIVQLLVKIVSRGGSLLMNVGPGPDGDWDPVVYDRLAGISKWIQVNGEGIYGSTSIAPYSADNIYYTKAKHSNTIYAFQLSATDNVTLNPSVKILLDSVSRIKKVTLLGSKQHLKWKMNDGQLIVAIPASLQNISTLQHTATFKIEY, from the coding sequence ATGAAGAAATTTTTGTTTATACTGATGCTTGCATTGGTACAAGTATCGCATTTGGCAGCGCAAGCTCATGTAATGTCAAAAACCTACGTGGCTCCTTCAGATCCGCAGGTACAAAAAAAACTGGCAAGCTGGCAGGACTTAAAGTTTGGCTTATTTATGCATTGGGGCACTTACAGTCAATGGGGCATTGTTGAAAGCTGGAGCATTTGCCCGGAAGATGAAGGATGGACCCAAAGGAAGGGCCCTTACAGTGCCGATTACAATGCCTATTTAAAGGCCTACGAAAATTTGCAAACCACCTTTAACCCAACAAAGTTTAACCCTGATAAATGGGTTACTGCTGCCAAACAGGCAGGGATGAAATATGTAGTGTTTACTACAAAACATCACGATGGCTTTTGCATGTTTGATACGAAGCAAACCGATTATAAAATCACGAGCACAAAAACGCCATTTTCAACTAACCCGCGCAGTAATGTTGCCAAAGAAATTTTTAACGCCTTCAGGAGCCGGGATTTTATGATCGGGGCTTACTTCAGCAAACCCGACTGGCATTCAGAAAATTACTGGTGGCCCTATTTTCCGCCTAAGGACAGGAATGTAAACTATGATCCGGCCAAATATCCTGAGCGCTGGAAAAAATTTAAAGATTACACTTATAACCAGATTCAGGAGTTGATGACAGATTACGGTCGGGTAGATATCTTATGGCTGGATGGCGGATGGGTGCGTCCCCAAAAATCAGAAAGCAAGCCTGACGAGATGCTGCCGAGCGATAAGTACAATCAGGATATTGATATGCCGAAAATTGCGGCTATGGGTCGCGCTAAACAGCCGGGGCTGATTGTTGTTGACCGTACAGTAACCGGCGAATATGAAAACTACACAACACCCGAGCAAGAGGTGCCAAATAAGCCGCTTGATCACCCATGGGAAACTTGTATGACCATGGGGAATTCATGGAGCTATGTTCCGAATGATCATTATAAATCTGTTAACCAGATTGTGCAGTTGCTTGTAAAAATTGTATCGCGGGGTGGTAGCCTGCTTATGAACGTTGGGCCCGGTCCGGATGGCGACTGGGACCCTGTTGTTTATGACCGCCTGGCCGGCATAAGCAAATGGATACAGGTTAATGGCGAAGGTATTTATGGAAGCACTTCTATCGCGCCTTACTCGGCTGACAATATTTATTATACCAAAGCAAAGCATAGCAATACAATTTATGCTTTTCAATTATCGGCCACTGATAATGTTACTTTAAATCCCTCGGTTAAAATTCTATTAGATAGTGTCAGTAGGATTAAAAAAGTAACGCTTTTGGGTAGTAAGCAACACCTAAAATGGAAAATGAATGACGGACAGTTAATAGTAGCCATTCCGGCGTCACTTCAAAATATAAGTACTTTACAACATACAGCAACCTTTAAAATTGAGTATTAG
- a CDS encoding RNA polymerase sigma-70 factor translates to MKDRKVDILNLWKRISTTDDCKAFETLFYLLNTPLIKFCMMYIHQNEAAEEIVSDVFVKCWINRKNLADIQNLDTYLFVAVKNQSLNYLKKYSNIHLVQIEDTNELKFVNTFNPQEAFEKKELVFKMEQSIEALPQQCRIIFRLIKEDGLKYKEVAEILDISPRTVQTQLFRAVKKLSISLSDYLTPAHSSKSNEALLNIVLLLSLIKLFFLGL, encoded by the coding sequence TTGAAAGATAGAAAAGTTGATATTTTAAATTTGTGGAAACGCATCAGCACTACTGATGACTGTAAAGCATTTGAAACGCTTTTTTATCTTTTAAATACACCACTTATCAAGTTTTGCATGATGTATATTCATCAAAATGAAGCGGCAGAAGAAATAGTGTCAGACGTGTTTGTTAAGTGCTGGATAAACCGGAAAAATCTGGCTGATATTCAAAACCTGGATACCTACCTGTTTGTAGCGGTAAAAAATCAATCGTTAAATTACCTAAAAAAATATTCAAATATACACCTGGTTCAAATTGAAGACACTAATGAACTAAAGTTTGTTAATACCTTTAATCCGCAGGAAGCGTTTGAAAAAAAGGAGCTGGTATTTAAAATGGAGCAATCTATTGAAGCCTTGCCCCAACAGTGCCGTATTATTTTCAGACTTATTAAAGAAGATGGCCTCAAATACAAAGAAGTAGCCGAAATCCTTGACATTTCTCCCCGCACCGTACAAACTCAGCTGTTCAGGGCCGTAAAAAAACTCAGTATTTCTTTGTCTGATTATCTAACCCCTGCCCACAGTTCGAAAAGCAACGAAGCGCTTTTAAATATTGTGCTGCTGTTAAGTTTAATTAAATTATTTTTTTTAGGCCTGTAG
- a CDS encoding FecR family protein, with the protein MVNDRFIKLLTKELSDELTYDEQVELKQLLQDNKEYRDQREILKDYWKTNSIEYAANAVMFKKVMERIKSEENVAQVERIDEFKGKSPRGKFRLRAWYAAAAFMIAIISVVTYQYVIVPKFDNDLAAIKWLQKTTRPTTKSIITLADGTIVTLNSATTLKYPDSFSGKTREVYLDGEAYFDVHKDHEHPFIIHTNKMNVRVLGTAFNVKSYQNEILSETTLIRGSIEVTLNDRPSDRIILKPKEKLIVQSKISTRKKSTLTADSSSPESIGKGTRYTLTNLTYYPNNDKTIIETSWVQNKLVFSNEDFSQLSDQLERWYGMHITFGNAWVKQYRFTGMFEKETLPEALDALKMIEHFNYRIENSTVFIY; encoded by the coding sequence ATGGTGAACGATAGATTTATTAAGCTGCTTACAAAAGAACTAAGCGACGAACTCACTTATGATGAACAGGTAGAGTTAAAGCAGCTTTTGCAGGATAATAAGGAATATCGTGATCAGCGGGAGATTTTAAAAGATTACTGGAAAACAAACAGCATTGAATATGCCGCTAATGCTGTCATGTTTAAAAAGGTAATGGAAAGGATCAAATCTGAGGAAAATGTGGCTCAGGTTGAAAGAATTGATGAATTTAAAGGTAAATCACCGCGGGGAAAATTCAGGCTTAGGGCATGGTATGCCGCTGCTGCCTTTATGATAGCCATAATAAGCGTTGTTACTTATCAATATGTAATTGTACCGAAGTTTGATAATGACCTTGCTGCAATTAAATGGCTGCAAAAAACCACCAGGCCTACAACAAAATCAATTATAACACTGGCTGATGGCACCATTGTTACCCTAAATTCAGCAACCACATTAAAATATCCGGATAGCTTCAGCGGTAAAACCCGTGAGGTTTACCTGGACGGCGAAGCTTATTTTGATGTACACAAAGATCATGAGCACCCGTTTATCATCCACACAAATAAAATGAATGTACGGGTATTGGGTACAGCATTCAATGTAAAATCGTACCAAAATGAAATTCTAAGCGAAACCACGCTGATAAGGGGATCAATAGAAGTAACGCTTAACGATCGCCCGTCAGACAGGATTATTCTGAAACCTAAAGAAAAGCTTATAGTTCAGAGCAAAATATCCACAAGAAAAAAATCCACCTTAACCGCCGATTCCTCCTCCCCGGAAAGTATTGGCAAGGGCACCCGATACACCCTAACCAATTTAACCTATTATCCCAACAATGATAAAACAATAATTGAAACCTCCTGGGTTCAAAATAAGCTGGTATTCAGCAACGAAGATTTTAGCCAGTTGTCTGACCAGTTAGAAAGATGGTATGGAATGCATATAACATTTGGAAACGCCTGGGTAAAGCAATACAGGTTTACCGGAATGTTTGAAAAAGAAACGTTGCCTGAAGCGCTTGACGCATTAAAAATGATAGAGCACTTTAATTATAGAATAGAAAACTCAACTGTATTTATATATTAA
- a CDS encoding SusC/RagA family TonB-linked outer membrane protein — protein sequence MKIFKHPKMGVMEKYWLLKSILIMKLTLLLILVFNLNVVADAYSQTKVTLNLKSARFKTIISSIEKQSSYHFVYSESKIPGEKKISINVENTEVTAVLDQVLANSGFTYNELQNHLVVITPVGVNVNAAHVTGKVIDEAGQPLPGASIKVKGSQAGTVTDVKGDFSIDIPEGGVLVVSYIGYQTKEVTVIDNTPLTISLTPSGVLNEVVVTALGVKKEEKRLGYSITQVGGEEVSTTREPTFVNALSGKVAGLVVQSPPNGPGGSSRIILRGNSSFTGSNQPLYVVDGIPINSTTRENTNDGGKVYGGSDPGDGLSSINPDDIETISVLKGASAAALYGGGAQAGVILITTKKGKKGQGVGITFNSNTVFEKMVPYDDLQYDYGRGFYGRLYTADDYSNPIFYGQLEDNSGDAPGWSWGAKIQGQPFIDIDGKTKPYVAQKAATQFDRFFKTGLTTTNTVALTKGTDNGSYRVSLSDTRDNSPTPNEGYERYNGVFRLNQDFGKKLHTDFKVDLSRTLRLNAPLLRGDGRGSLGLSYPRIANTTDITLLDDKKPNGDFVSTYNANPYVQLEKVKNDQTQNRVLSSGNITYDITDHLHANVTGGIDYMNTDALFVVFPNNVINTGGVYRTTNIQQQRTDLRGMLSYDNKFKKFTISAFAGAELQNSKQYSLDLYSYNFIDPNLLNFNNSKNINAPTETHGPNSKTNSVFGEAQFGYNNYLFLEITGRNDWYSALASTRPGFKVNLFYPSANLSYVFTDAFKIDPKILSFGKLRASIGQTGSNPIPYLTDLTFTLQPTLNGITNAELTGSTVPPASLKPETTTETEIGTELRFLNDRISLDFAYYYKKSENFLLQSTISNATTFNSLYFNAGSMYNKGIELLISGSPIKTKNFMWNVSLNAAQNKNKVTALAPSVSANGVDFYYNIKAKVGYPIGSIFGSSYQRSPDGQIVYQPENSQTGDAGTPNSVIIAKNANETYLGSANPDWSGGITNTFTYKNFSFSFLIDGQFGGQVYEAGATWTNYFGNSKASLLGRDGNYIPSGVINTGTASAPVYTKNTLPYSSYIQFNDNGNADKIIDQSNIFSRTFIKFRQVSLAYSLPKNLLTKTFIRSATFSLIARNLFFIRKDLPTFDPEASDSINQGFGYDSGGLPTSRTYGFNLNLSF from the coding sequence ATGAAAATTTTTAAACACCCCAAAATGGGTGTAATGGAGAAGTATTGGCTGCTTAAGTCTATATTAATCATGAAATTAACACTACTGCTAATATTAGTATTTAATTTAAATGTTGTGGCGGATGCTTATTCGCAAACAAAGGTTACGCTTAACCTTAAATCGGCGCGTTTTAAAACAATAATATCAAGTATCGAAAAGCAAAGTTCCTATCACTTTGTGTACAGCGAAAGCAAAATCCCCGGCGAAAAAAAAATAAGCATTAACGTTGAAAATACAGAAGTAACCGCTGTGCTTGACCAGGTATTGGCAAACTCAGGTTTCACCTATAACGAGTTACAAAATCACCTGGTAGTTATAACTCCTGTTGGCGTAAATGTAAATGCAGCTCATGTAACAGGTAAAGTTATTGATGAAGCCGGACAGCCACTTCCAGGTGCATCGATAAAAGTAAAAGGCAGCCAGGCAGGTACTGTTACTGACGTAAAAGGTGACTTTAGCATTGATATACCTGAAGGCGGTGTATTAGTTGTTAGCTACATCGGCTATCAGACCAAAGAGGTAACCGTAATTGATAATACCCCATTAACTATTTCATTAACACCATCAGGTGTTTTGAATGAAGTAGTGGTAACAGCTCTTGGTGTGAAAAAGGAAGAGAAGCGTTTGGGCTATTCAATAACCCAGGTTGGCGGCGAAGAAGTGTCGACAACACGTGAGCCTACCTTTGTTAACGCATTGTCAGGTAAAGTTGCGGGTTTAGTGGTTCAATCGCCGCCAAATGGCCCGGGCGGATCGTCAAGGATTATTCTTCGGGGAAACTCGTCCTTTACCGGATCAAATCAGCCCTTGTATGTGGTTGACGGGATCCCGATCAATAGCACTACCAGAGAAAACACAAACGATGGTGGTAAAGTATACGGTGGTTCTGATCCGGGCGATGGTTTATCATCCATCAATCCTGACGATATTGAAACCATTAGTGTGTTAAAAGGAGCTTCGGCAGCTGCACTCTATGGCGGCGGCGCGCAAGCCGGTGTTATACTGATCACTACGAAGAAAGGAAAAAAAGGACAGGGTGTAGGCATTACTTTTAACAGCAATACTGTATTCGAAAAAATGGTTCCTTACGATGACCTGCAATATGATTATGGCCGTGGTTTTTACGGAAGGCTTTATACCGCTGACGATTACAGCAATCCTATTTTTTACGGGCAACTTGAAGATAACTCAGGCGATGCACCGGGGTGGTCATGGGGTGCTAAGATACAGGGGCAGCCTTTTATTGATATTGACGGAAAAACCAAGCCTTATGTAGCACAAAAAGCTGCGACGCAGTTTGACAGGTTTTTTAAAACCGGCTTGACAACTACCAATACTGTTGCTTTGACAAAGGGAACTGATAACGGCTCATACCGGGTTTCTTTGTCTGATACGAGAGATAATTCGCCAACGCCTAATGAGGGGTATGAGAGATATAATGGTGTTTTTAGGCTTAACCAGGACTTTGGAAAAAAACTACATACCGACTTTAAGGTTGACCTTTCAAGAACGCTGCGCTTAAATGCCCCACTTTTACGTGGTGATGGTCGTGGTTCTTTAGGCTTAAGCTATCCGCGTATTGCGAACACTACTGATATAACTTTGCTGGATGACAAAAAGCCAAATGGCGACTTTGTATCAACCTACAATGCAAATCCTTATGTGCAGTTAGAAAAGGTAAAAAACGACCAGACACAGAACCGCGTTTTATCATCGGGAAATATTACTTATGATATTACCGACCACTTACATGCTAATGTTACCGGTGGTATTGACTACATGAATACCGATGCATTATTTGTGGTTTTCCCTAATAACGTGATAAATACAGGCGGGGTTTACAGAACCACAAACATACAGCAGCAGCGTACTGATTTACGTGGTATGTTAAGTTATGACAACAAATTTAAAAAGTTTACTATTAGTGCATTTGCGGGTGCCGAGCTGCAAAACTCAAAGCAGTACTCGCTGGATCTTTACTCGTATAACTTTATTGATCCTAACCTGCTTAATTTTAATAACAGCAAAAACATAAATGCACCAACAGAAACCCACGGGCCAAATTCTAAAACGAATTCTGTTTTTGGCGAAGCACAGTTTGGGTATAACAATTACCTATTTTTAGAAATAACCGGCCGTAATGACTGGTATTCAGCCCTGGCCTCAACCCGCCCCGGTTTTAAAGTAAATTTATTTTATCCATCAGCTAATTTAAGCTACGTATTTACCGATGCGTTCAAAATTGATCCTAAAATATTGTCGTTTGGTAAGTTAAGAGCATCAATAGGCCAAACAGGCAGCAACCCCATACCCTATTTAACTGACCTAACCTTTACTTTGCAGCCAACTTTAAATGGAATTACCAATGCCGAGTTAACTGGCTCTACAGTTCCGCCGGCAAGCTTAAAACCTGAAACAACAACAGAAACAGAAATTGGTACTGAGCTTAGGTTTTTGAATGACCGCATTTCGCTTGACTTTGCGTACTACTATAAAAAATCAGAAAACTTTTTATTGCAGTCAACCATCAGTAATGCCACAACATTTAATTCTTTATATTTTAATGCCGGTTCAATGTATAATAAGGGAATTGAATTGCTAATCTCGGGCTCACCCATAAAAACAAAAAACTTTATGTGGAATGTAAGTCTGAATGCAGCCCAGAATAAGAATAAGGTTACTGCATTGGCACCATCTGTATCGGCTAACGGTGTTGATTTTTATTATAACATTAAAGCAAAAGTTGGATACCCTATTGGTTCAATATTCGGCTCTTCGTATCAGCGGTCACCTGATGGCCAGATAGTTTATCAGCCTGAAAACTCCCAGACTGGCGATGCAGGTACGCCTAATTCGGTTATCATTGCAAAAAACGCAAACGAAACTTACCTGGGCAGCGCAAATCCTGATTGGTCTGGCGGTATAACCAACACCTTTACCTATAAAAACTTTTCTTTCAGCTTCCTGATCGACGGGCAGTTTGGAGGACAGGTATATGAAGCCGGCGCTACATGGACCAATTACTTCGGTAACTCAAAAGCATCGCTACTCGGTCGTGATGGTAATTATATCCCCAGCGGGGTGATTAATACAGGTACTGCTTCAGCACCGGTTTATACTAAAAATACATTACCATACAGTTCATATATTCAATTCAATGATAATGGTAATGCAGATAAGATCATTGACCAGTCAAATATATTCAGCAGAACGTTTATTAAGTTTCGCCAGGTTTCACTTGCTTACAGCTTACCAAAGAATTTGTTGACCAAAACCTTTATAAGGAGCGCTACATTTTCGCTGATAGCCCGCAATCTTTTCTTTATCAGGAAAGACCTGCCAACTTTTGATCCTGAGGCTTCAGACAGTATTAACCAGGGCTTTGGTTATGACAGCGGCGGCCTGCCGACAAGCAGAACCTATGGCTTTAATTTAAACCTGAGCTTTTAA
- a CDS encoding SusD/RagB family nutrient-binding outer membrane lipoprotein translates to MKNLTYKILSFLFIAAVLTSCTKDFAKNNLNPDAVTAVDPGALLSDALVKTTDQDMQGRTNYCHSFMQYGYSSFWSGTTYVQSDDIGSRYWNNFYRPVLNNLEYVIPVLKPQANLASTYAAARIWRVYVYQKLTDFYGDIPYSEAGKALTQSIFTPKYDSQQTIYADFVTELRASITLLGSNSTQAVRGDQFYGGDATKWKKLAASMLLRVGMRMIKIDPTQAATLVKEAIADGVMTSNDDMPVLKHSVALPNGFNFLLNDGVEHFFLVKTLVDHMKDSSDPRLKYYGAIYDKQVSGGGVITSDNINDFAGYSFNASDPAATVRIRYDIFGTEATPFFDFPYAEVEFLQAEAILRGYTSGDAAAHYAAGVTAHMQSLSLLPTSPTITTDQITGYLAQNPLTGTAEQQIEQVNTEFWVSGFVFDADEVWANWRRTGYPALVPNPASVSQTIPRKMPYPQSEFSLNGANVNAAIANYGGSNTFNPKARVWWDK, encoded by the coding sequence ATGAAAAATTTAACATATAAAATATTAAGTTTCCTTTTTATAGCGGCCGTTTTAACGAGCTGTACAAAGGATTTTGCTAAAAACAATTTAAACCCCGACGCCGTAACCGCTGTTGACCCGGGGGCGTTATTATCCGACGCACTTGTTAAAACAACTGACCAGGATATGCAGGGGCGCACAAACTATTGCCACTCATTTATGCAATATGGTTATAGTTCGTTTTGGTCAGGCACAACTTATGTACAGAGTGACGATATTGGATCACGCTATTGGAACAACTTTTACAGGCCAGTGTTAAATAATCTTGAATATGTTATCCCGGTTTTAAAGCCACAGGCCAACCTTGCATCAACCTATGCAGCAGCAAGAATCTGGAGGGTTTATGTATATCAAAAGCTTACAGACTTTTATGGTGATATTCCATACAGCGAGGCAGGTAAGGCTTTAACCCAAAGCATATTTACGCCAAAGTATGATTCGCAGCAAACCATTTATGCAGACTTTGTTACCGAACTCCGCGCTTCAATAACATTATTAGGCAGCAATAGCACTCAGGCTGTAAGAGGTGACCAGTTTTATGGCGGCGATGCAACCAAATGGAAAAAGCTGGCAGCCTCTATGCTTTTGCGCGTAGGGATGCGGATGATTAAAATTGACCCCACCCAGGCCGCGACTTTGGTTAAAGAAGCAATTGCCGATGGTGTAATGACCAGCAACGATGATATGCCGGTTTTAAAGCACAGTGTAGCTTTGCCAAATGGCTTTAACTTTTTGCTCAATGATGGTGTGGAGCATTTTTTCCTGGTTAAGACACTGGTTGACCACATGAAGGACAGCAGCGACCCACGCTTAAAATATTATGGCGCTATTTATGACAAGCAGGTTTCGGGCGGAGGAGTTATAACCTCAGATAATATTAATGACTTTGCAGGTTATAGCTTTAACGCCAGTGATCCGGCAGCAACCGTTCGTATCAGGTATGATATTTTCGGTACTGAGGCCACACCGTTTTTTGATTTCCCTTATGCCGAGGTAGAGTTTTTACAGGCAGAAGCTATTTTGCGTGGTTATACCAGCGGCGATGCCGCTGCACATTATGCAGCAGGTGTAACAGCGCACATGCAGTCTTTAAGCTTGCTACCTACCAGCCCAACCATTACTACTGATCAAATTACTGGCTATTTAGCTCAAAACCCGCTAACAGGTACGGCTGAACAACAAATTGAGCAGGTTAATACAGAATTCTGGGTTTCGGGATTTGTTTTTGATGCTGATGAAGTGTGGGCAAACTGGCGTCGCACGGGTTACCCGGCTTTAGTGCCAAATCCGGCCAGCGTATCGCAAACAATACCACGTAAAATGCCGTATCCTCAAAGTGAATTTTCTTTGAACGGTGCTAATGTTAATGCTGCAATAGCTAACTATGGCGGCTCAAATACCTTTAACCCTAAAGCAAGGGTTTGGTGGGACAAATAA
- a CDS encoding VOC family protein, translating into MFKNTKAFSGFSVNDMQKAKDFYNGKLGISITENQMGIMTLKLAGGTDVVVYPKPNHEPATFTILNFAVADVDNAVDGLTQLGIKFEQYDFGDIKTDEKGIMRGNGYGPDIAWFKDPAGNILSVLKEG; encoded by the coding sequence ATGTTCAAAAACACAAAGGCATTTAGTGGTTTCTCAGTAAACGACATGCAAAAAGCTAAAGATTTTTACAACGGGAAGCTTGGTATTTCCATTACAGAAAACCAGATGGGAATAATGACCCTGAAATTGGCCGGAGGAACTGATGTAGTAGTTTATCCCAAACCTAATCATGAGCCTGCAACATTCACTATCCTTAACTTCGCAGTAGCCGATGTTGATAATGCCGTTGATGGCCTTACCCAACTCGGAATTAAATTTGAACAGTACGATTTTGGCGACATTAAGACCGATGAAAAGGGCATTATGCGCGGTAATGGGTATGGACCCGACATCGCCTGGTTTAAGGACCCTGCGGGGAATATTTTATCGGTGTTGAAGGAGGGTTAA